From a region of the Rhodococcus opacus B4 genome:
- a CDS encoding ATP-binding protein, whose protein sequence is MEQPTLSMAANIRWTKSGVVWADYVLTGIDYGYRPDVDKRTARTLHTMLVRALPGESLLMGIAASLSAEAIVSRMTEGVDLDAHPDWATECEATLDSIELYRPGQRIYWLSIPLTTPKVVDQVKAAAHSAWTTLSDYIGLPRTALDDDEIRARVRQANRIMADIPGVFDPQPATPAQMVWLWQHAMTRGLHVDPDLPDAAVTPGAKSGAALTACRIDEGAQSDREKASGWRGKVPTFSRVLKVDQPYEIVDHPASYQVLLALADTPAGGVYFPGSEFFTLADDFGDIDVDFAVRLKVTAGADVMRANKRALENLKEQYEQREGELAGGQGVLDLAAAALTEYTSLLETNRDEVEVAWTALFAVGADSEERALADAKALVKAFEQQEYKVVAPVGYQEDLWWAMLPGVPTSKIVREFAQITTSTHFAAYMPFIRNELGDGSGPLLALNITTSRIGVVHHDVAGKSLRDQSGSFAVTGELGSGKSVTMKVIAGQVVDCGGQVIGIDQSDLGEYANWARAVTEAVVVDLVEPEYSMDPLRIFEAGLAAEMAQSVLLTLLRIQPSSDLGIALAKVIEPEYRAEHPYQGLGELTEHLLSGACPIAHAQDLGEAMNVYARRTYAAALFGKDLPPLPITAPGIIFRTHKVDLPTQLQTEKQHLYENLPLEKRFGHAVYTLIAKVARGQCFADPDQMALFLVDEAHHLLGADDGVDIVEDFVLQGRKSSAAVGLGDQDCAFGTPKLRGLIKTRIAHRHTDETLAKRAIEWLGLDPDDYGLVKQYMEQTAPVTGKDKYVEPHRRGEGYMRDGSGNVGRIKTLLPATESRRIAVSTTPKDNKLVKA, encoded by the coding sequence ATGGAACAGCCGACACTGTCAATGGCCGCGAACATCCGGTGGACGAAGTCCGGCGTTGTCTGGGCGGACTACGTGCTCACGGGCATCGACTACGGTTACCGCCCCGATGTGGACAAGCGCACTGCTCGTACCCTGCACACGATGCTCGTCCGCGCCCTTCCGGGCGAGTCACTGTTGATGGGCATCGCAGCATCGTTGAGCGCCGAAGCCATCGTTTCCCGAATGACCGAAGGCGTCGATCTCGATGCACACCCGGACTGGGCAACCGAATGCGAAGCGACTCTCGACTCGATCGAGCTATACCGCCCGGGGCAGAGGATCTACTGGCTGAGCATTCCGCTGACCACACCCAAGGTCGTCGATCAGGTCAAGGCCGCCGCTCATTCGGCCTGGACCACACTCTCCGACTACATCGGGCTGCCGCGGACCGCACTTGACGATGACGAGATCCGGGCCCGTGTCCGGCAGGCCAACCGGATCATGGCCGACATCCCCGGTGTCTTCGATCCGCAACCTGCCACTCCCGCTCAGATGGTGTGGCTGTGGCAGCACGCGATGACGCGCGGACTGCATGTCGACCCTGACCTGCCCGACGCAGCCGTGACGCCAGGAGCAAAGTCAGGTGCCGCCCTGACCGCATGCCGGATCGACGAGGGCGCCCAATCGGATCGAGAGAAGGCTTCGGGTTGGCGAGGCAAGGTCCCGACGTTCAGTCGGGTCCTGAAAGTCGACCAGCCGTACGAAATCGTCGACCACCCGGCCTCCTACCAAGTGCTCCTCGCGCTCGCTGACACCCCCGCCGGTGGCGTCTATTTCCCCGGCTCGGAGTTCTTCACCCTCGCTGACGACTTCGGCGATATTGATGTCGATTTCGCCGTACGGCTCAAGGTAACCGCCGGTGCCGATGTCATGCGAGCGAACAAGCGCGCACTCGAGAACCTGAAGGAGCAGTACGAACAGCGGGAAGGAGAGTTGGCCGGCGGCCAAGGTGTTCTCGACCTCGCTGCCGCCGCGTTGACCGAATACACCTCGTTGCTCGAGACGAACCGCGATGAGGTCGAGGTTGCCTGGACGGCGTTGTTCGCGGTAGGAGCTGATTCCGAGGAGCGTGCACTCGCTGATGCGAAGGCATTGGTGAAAGCGTTCGAACAGCAGGAATACAAGGTGGTCGCGCCGGTCGGCTACCAGGAAGACCTGTGGTGGGCGATGTTGCCTGGCGTCCCCACATCGAAGATCGTCCGCGAGTTCGCGCAGATCACCACATCGACGCATTTCGCGGCGTACATGCCGTTCATTCGCAACGAACTCGGCGATGGCAGCGGTCCGCTGTTGGCACTGAACATCACCACCTCTCGGATCGGTGTGGTTCACCACGACGTCGCCGGAAAGTCCCTACGCGACCAGTCCGGATCCTTCGCGGTCACCGGTGAGCTCGGATCGGGCAAGTCGGTCACCATGAAGGTGATCGCCGGCCAGGTCGTCGACTGCGGAGGGCAGGTCATCGGCATCGACCAAAGCGATCTCGGCGAGTACGCCAACTGGGCACGCGCCGTCACCGAAGCAGTCGTGGTCGACCTCGTCGAACCCGAATACAGCATGGATCCACTGAGGATCTTCGAGGCCGGACTCGCAGCAGAAATGGCCCAGTCCGTGTTGTTGACACTGCTCCGGATCCAGCCTTCCTCAGACCTGGGCATCGCATTGGCAAAAGTGATCGAGCCCGAATACCGCGCAGAGCACCCCTACCAGGGTTTGGGCGAGCTGACCGAACACCTCCTGTCCGGTGCTTGCCCGATCGCCCACGCCCAAGATCTCGGCGAAGCAATGAACGTCTACGCCCGCCGCACCTACGCGGCGGCACTGTTCGGCAAAGATCTACCCCCGCTGCCCATTACTGCTCCCGGCATCATTTTCCGCACCCACAAGGTCGACTTACCAACCCAGCTGCAGACCGAGAAACAACACCTCTACGAGAACCTGCCGCTGGAGAAGCGGTTCGGCCACGCGGTGTACACCCTGATCGCGAAGGTCGCCCGCGGACAGTGCTTCGCCGACCCCGACCAGATGGCGTTGTTCCTCGTCGACGAGGCACACCACCTCCTGGGCGCCGACGACGGAGTCGACATCGTCGAGGACTTCGTGCTGCAGGGCCGCAAGTCCTCGGCCGCCGTGGGACTCGGCGACCAGGACTGCGCGTTCGGCACCCCGAAGCTGCGCGGACTGATCAAGACCCGCATCGCGCACCGTCATACAGACGAAACCCTCGCCAAGCGCGCCATTGAATGGCTTGGCCTCGACCCGGACGACTACGGACTGGTCAAGCAATACATGGAGCAGACAGCTCCGGTAACCGGAAAAGACAAGTACGTCGAACCTCACCGCCGCGGTGAAGGTTACATGCGCGATGGCAGCGGAAACGTCGGCCGTATCAAGACGCTGCTGCCTGCAACCGAGTCTCGCCGAATTGCAGTGTCGACCACTCCGAAGGACAACAAGCTGGTGAAAGCATGA